In the genome of Sphaeramia orbicularis chromosome 13, fSphaOr1.1, whole genome shotgun sequence, one region contains:
- the cxcr5 gene encoding C-X-C chemokine receptor type 5, whose protein sequence is MDESDNYSYFDYNLTTDTCDVEELDMQVFQNIFKPVFYSLILVLGVAGNGLMVTVLLRRRHRLRITEIYLLHLAVADLMLLCTLPFDVAHTIHGWLFGNFLCKLMGLVQNLNLFCGSFLLAYIGFDRYLAIVHAIPSMQSRRTQTVHLTCVLLWLVCLGFSIPNAVFLKVKDEAPNSSLSRVSCYYHEENIHANNWVLTNRVLIHACFFSCLVVMTYCYTAIVGTLFKSQKSQSKQGAIRLALLVTLVFCFCWLPYNIALLMITMDDLSVIQDINCPFRISLKSAKIVTETLAFCHCCLNPFLYAFVGVRFRNELIQLLCEVGCSRLCLPFIRAQGHSRASISDGLTTTSTF, encoded by the coding sequence ATGGACGAATCCGACAACTACTCGTACTTTGACTACAACCTGACAACGGACACCTGCGATGTCGAGGAGCTGGACATGCAGGTGTTTCAGAACATATTCAAGCCGGTCTTTTACAGTTTGATCCTCGTGTTGGGCGTCGCGGGAAACGGCCTGATGGTCACGGTCCTGCTGAGACGCCGCCACCGCCTGCGCATCACCGAAATCTACCTGCTGCACCTGGCTGTGGCTGACCTCATGCTCCTGTGCACGCTCCCCTTCGACGTCGCCCACACTATCCACGGGTGGCTGTTCGGGAACTTCCTGTGCAAGCTAATGGGCCTGGTGCAGAACCTCAACCTCTTCTGCGGAAGTTTCCTCCTCGCTTACATCGGATTCGATCGGTATTTGGCCATCGTTCACGCCATTCCCAGCATGCAGAGTCGACGCACCCAAACCGTCCACCTGACCTGTGTTCTGCTGTGGttggtttgtttggggttttccATACCCAACGCCGTGTTCCTCAAGGTCAAGGATGAGGCCCCGAACTCGTCTCTATCGCGTGTTTCCTGCTACTACCACGAAGAAAACATCCACGCAAACAACTGGGTTCTGACCAACAGAGTCCTAATCCACGCCTGCTTCTTTTCCTGCCTGGTTGTGATGACCTACTGCTACACGGCGATAGTGGGGACTTTGTTCAAGAGTCAGAAAAGTCAATCCAAACAAGGGGCCATTCGTCTGGCGCTGCTGGTCACGCTGGTCTTCTGCTTTTGTTGGCTCCCCTACAACATCGCCCTGCTGATGATTACCATGGACGACTTGAGCGTCATTCAGGATATCAACTGTCCGTTCAGAATCTCGCTGAAATCCGCCAAAATTGTGACGGAGACTCTGGCTTTCTGTCACTGCTGCCTGAATCCTTTCCTCTACGCCTTTGTCGGGGTGCGGTTTCGTAACGAACTGATCCAGTTGCTTTGTGAAGTGGGCTGCAGCCGCCTTTGTCTGCCTTTCATCAGAGCTCAGGGTCACAGTCGAGCATCGATTTCTGACGGATTAACAACCACCAGCACCTTCTAA
- the bcl9l gene encoding B-cell CLL/lymphoma 9-like protein — MHTDNKLANHGKQVTGDSRSQIPSVNQQAQQQQPPPGATGGHLGPKGVGAGSHGVKSNQISPGNHGLKSVSQSVSGVGGMLKTKSKRERSVSIESGDARNAIPASLETDAKGEGVMRSKRRCVLEKKQPYSGDEWCSGPDTEEDEDKPHTATHRDRGMAGPIHGLCDRLPTGPMPEPGGPVLGCGGGPGLKAEPVQPSQQMVYVFTTSLANSAAEAVMKGQADSILLFHQQNVPHTKLEQGHSSGKLLNLPEKVRSSSSPPTGTPKSQSGTPRPASAGVGGPLHPAGTPSSSGHSDTESSQTRPGGTSSNNSIIAHRSEGGSTALPAGLVPGGGDGEGVGGMPLPASTISPSESPSVQSAHLQSDPGHRIGPGNRDGLSKEQLEHRERSLQTLRDIERLLLRSGSGGVPGDPGGSNSNPPNNSSNINNTERSGILDDNDNGTNTSGNCSSGNMLSTSLAQLASMKKYEEPLQSIISQTQSLSGPTIDSPQMDSHHNLPQHSHHQLSSPGVDMGPLLGPEGLTPEQIAWRKLQEEYYQEKRRQQEMQPHTHPQHFRMMSEMGMHGGPVMMRGPPPPYHSKPGDQQWGPGNMMGGGMSGNARVLDMHQEGPRGPRFLGQIPRGPHGGGGFPGSPGGVFPMEGLGPQRPTRPGMIWLDDMPNNMGGGGPFHGCYPSGPPQHLQGDPEHLLTREEMFRLMEKRQMQGLPRFELDRLAKQQQQGTLGSRIMDNPGGPDFPNLGMGRGPPPNRGDPMDFPGSREIMGSPGGGPQMRDLVDSPLGGNVVMNMNQPMNVQQQQMALSQKLRGGPAGGGPLGDMFSPGEISRIRASQNGRGGNKGIMPGPDGPFQFPNQGPFSGGQVEGPYLQQPGPEMFGPEQQGPNQMGGTLRLSHMPMGGGLRRADLGSRHPSDQSLNVNPLTSPSLPPPHQLKSPSLDQEPSPLLPSPSAPGLKSPSQISSAGHHPPLPPASGAGTPSSSSIKSPQVMGSSNLGLHSPSASPGQLKSPAMAVGSPGWTSPKAALPSPGGPTSGKVVGNGGNGAAETGQALPPRSSNSTPISQPGSINPSMPFTSSPDAPPSQNPLSLIMSQMSKYAMPSSTPLYHDAIKTIATSDDEMLPDRPLLSGVSIGGNMGNPASSQMLVSQSSIGPHSDPQSPMGIPSQGQQQLSHDASGPVLSSPNQMVLPSINSAMMGGGAPDGIGPCTVSPISQIQIAGFPRMQLPPHGPMHSPGGGMSQNFSQPNDNILPPQQLHLMSKGHPHQRSSHPSDSFASLPMGDGPDLSEVIRPTHTGIPEFDLSRIIPCDKPSSILQYFPKSEPHQNPHQGPPSQQPSSQQLLKQLSSSGPPHSGGPSSNPHLANLQNMMAEQQLPPHPSHGGIRQSMGMSQGGSRGMVSGGGMGPMCPPGHMMGRTGMVPQQQLQQQQAMMANSLLHHPSNPYPPGMMSSQQHPHNLMAQQNIMMMQAKQRSMPIPGDPFGPQASLMSPQGPMMAPPHPQSGMMGPQSLRQRGMSLDSPIGYGPGGMANMPF, encoded by the exons ATGCACACGGACAATAAACTGGCCAATCATGGCAAGCAGGTCACCGGTGACAGCCGATCCCAGATCCCCAGCGTAAACCAGCAggcccagcagcagcagccgccGCCGGGAGCCACCGGGGGCCACCTGGGGCCGAAGGGAGTCGGCGCAGGTAGTCATGGGGTCAAGAGCAACCAGATTTCCCCCGGCAACCATGGGCTGAAGTCTGTCAGCCAGTCGGTGAGCGGCGTCGGAGGGATGCTGAAAACCAAATCTAAACGGGAGCGGAGCGTCTCCATTGAGTCTGGTGACGCAAGAAATGCCATTCCTGCATCGCTGGAGACAGATGCCAAAGGAG AGGGCGTTATGCGCAGTAAGCGACGCTGCGTCCTGGAGAAGAAGCAGCCGTATAGTGGTGATGAATGGTGTTCTGGACCTGACACTGAGGAAGATGAAGACAAGCCACACACTGCGACGCACC GGGATCGAGGGATGGCGGGTCCAATCCATGGACTCTGTGATCGTCTGCCTACAGGCCCCATGCCTGAACCTGGAGGTCCAGTTTTGGGATGTGGAGGGGGACCGGGGCTAAAAGCAGAGCCGGTTCAGCCTTCACAGCAAATGGTTTATGTTTTCACAACCAGCCTAGCAAACAG TGCTGCAGAAGCGGTAATGAAAGGACAGGCCGACTCCATCCTCCTGTTTCACCAGCAAAACGTTCCTCACACCAAGTTGGAACAG GGCCACTCATCAGGGAAGCTCTTAAACCTACCCGAGAAGGTGAGATCCAGCAGCTCTCCACCCACTGGAACCCCAAAATCCCAAAGTGGAACTCCACGACCAGCCTCTGCCGGAGTTGGAGGCCCGTTGCATCCTGCAGGGACGCCGTCGTCATCGGGACACTCTGATACTGAATCGTCTCAGACCAGACCCGGTGGAACCTCCAGCAATAACAGCATCATTGCCCATAGGTCAGAGGGAGGCAGCACAGCCCTGCCTGCAGGCCTGGTACCAGGAGGTGGAGATGGGGAGGGAGTGGGGGGCATGCCGCTTCCTGCCTCTACCATCTCGCCCTCTGAAAGTCCCTCTGTCCAGTCTGCACACCTTCAAAGCGATCCAGGCCATAGGATTGGACCGGGGAACAGAGATGGTCTTTCCAAAGAGCAGCTGGAACACAGGGAACGTTCTCTGCAGACGCTCAGAGACATAGAGAGGCTTCTTCTACGCAGTGGCTCGGGTGGAGTACCTGGAGACCCCGGAGGATCCAACAGTAATCCTCCAAACAACTCCTCCAACATAAACAATACTGAACGGAGCGGTATTCTTGACGACAATGACAATGGTACAAACACTTCTGGAAATTGCAGTAGTGGTAATATGCTATCGACGTCTTTAGCTCAGCTGGCGAGCATGAAGAAGTATGAAGAACCCCTTCAGTCGATCATTTCTCAAACACAATCACTTAGTGGACCTACAATCGACAGCCCACAAATGGATTCTCACCATAACTTACCCCAACACTCGCATCACCAGCTGTCTTCACCTGGAGTGGACATGGGCCCCCTACTGGGACCAGAGGGACTGACCCCAGAGCAGATAGCCTGGAGGAAACTTCAAGAGGAATACTATCAAGAGAAGAGGAGACAGCAGGAAATGCAACCGCACACACATCCCCAGCACTTCAGAATGATGTCTGAGATGGGGATGCATGGAGGTCCCGTGATGATGAGAGGGCCCCCTCCTCCCTACCATAGCAAACCTGGAGACCAGCAGTGGGGTCCCGGGAATATGATGGGAGGGGGAATGAGTGGAAATGCACGTGTGTTAGACATGCATCAGGAGGGTCCCCGTGGCCCAAGGTTTCTGGGACAAATACCAAGAGGGCCACATGGGGGAGGTGGGTTTCCTGGTAGTCCTGGGGGAGTTTTCCCAATGGAGGGTCTAGGGCCACAAAGGCCCACTAGGCCAGGGATGATTTGGCTGGATGATATGCCCAACAACATGGGTGGTGGAGGTCCCTTCCATGGTTGCTATCCCAGTGGACCCCCTCAGCACCTGCAGGGCGATCCAGAACATCTACTAACCCGTGAGGAAATGTTCCGCCTCATGGAGAAACGGCAGATGCAAGGGCTTCCCAGGTTTGAACTTGACCGACTGGCTAAACAGCAGCAACAGGGCACCCTGGGCTCAAGAATTATGGACAATCCTGGGGGTCCGGACTTTCCCAATTTGGGTATGGGGAGGGGTCCACCTCCAAATCGAGGTGACCCTATGGACTTTCCTGGCTCAAGAGAAATTATGGGATCTCCTGGAGGAGGTCCACAGATGAGAGACTTGGTGGATTCTCCACTAGGGGGTAACGTCGTAATGAACATGAACCAGCCCATGAATGTCCAACAACAACAGATGGCGCTGTCACAGAAGCTCCGTGGAGGGCCTGCTGGAGGTGGACCTTTAGGTGACATGTTTAGCCCTGGAGAGATATCACGAATCAGGGCTTCACAGAATGGAAGAGGGGGAAATAAGGGAATCATGCCAGGACCCGACGGCCCATTCCAGTTTCCAAATCAAGGTCCCTTCTCTGGAGGCCAGGTTGAAGGACCCTATCTTCAGCAACCTGGTCCAGAGATGTTTGGGCCTGAACAGCAGGGCCCTAATCAAATGGGAGGTACTTTGCGGCTCAGCCATATGCCGATGGGTGGAGGACTCAGGAGAGCAGACCTCGGATCTCGACACCCCTCTGACCAGTCACTCAATGTTAACCCCCTGACTTCTCCTTCACTGCCTCCACCTCATCAGCTCAAGTCTCCATCCCTCGACCAAGAGCCATCTCCTCTTTTGCCTTCCCCCTCTGCTCCTGGACTGAAGTCTCCCTCACAGATTTCCTCTGCAGGCCATCACCCCCCTCTTCCGCCTGCATCAGGTGCTGGaactccttcctcctcttccattAAGTCTCCCCAGGTAATGGGGTCTTCCAACCTTGGGTTGCACTCTCCCTCTGCCTCTCCCGGGCAACTCAAGTCTCCAGCCATGGCTGTAGGCTCCCCTGGGTGGACGTCACCTAAGGCAGCTCTTCCAAGTCCAGGTGGTCCAACCAGTGGGAAAGTAGTGGGCAATGGTGGAAACGGTGCAGCTGAGACAG GTCAGGCACTTCCCCCGAGAAGTTCCAACTCTACACCGATCAGCCAGCCAGGCTCCATAAATCCCAGCATGCCATTCACCTCTTCTCCTGATGCACCTCCATCACAGAATCCTCTGTCTCTGATAATGTCTCAGATGTCCAAGTACGCCATGCCCAGCTCCACTCCCCTCTACCACGATGCAATCAAAACTATTGCCACGTCTGATGATGAAATGCTGCCAGATCGACCTCTTCTGTCTGGTGTCAGCATCGGAG GGAACATGGGGAACCCTGCGTCCTCCCAGATGCTTGTGTCCCAGAGCTCCATCGGCCCCCACAGCGATCCTCAAAGCCCCATGGGAATCCCAAGCCAAGGCCAGCAGCAGCTGTCCCACGACGCCTCAGGACCAGTGCTTTCTTCCCCAAATCAAATGGTCCTGCCTTCCATTAACTCTGCCATGATGGGTGGAGGAGCCCCTGACGGGATAGGGCCCTGCACCGTTTCCCCCATCTCTCAAATCCAGATTGCGGGTTTCCCTCGCATGCAGCTACCGCCTCACGGCCCCATGCACTCGCCTGGTGGAGGAATGTCGCAGAATTTCTCCCAGCCCAATGACAACATTCTGCCGCCGCAGCAGTTGCACCTGATGAGTAAAGGTCATCCTCACCAGCGGTCGTCTCACCCGTCGGACTCCTTCGCCTCGTTGCCGATGGGCGACGGTCCAGATCTGAGTGAAGTCATTCGACCCACTCACACCGGGATCCCCGAGTTCGATCTTTCCAGAATCATTCCTTGCGACAAGCCCAGTAGCATCCTTCAGTATTTCCCCAAGAGCGAACCCCATCAGAACCCACATCAGGGGCCCCCATCCCAGCAGCCTTCGTCACAGCAGCTCCTCAAACAGCTGTCGTCGTCTGGTCCCCCTCACAGCGGGGGTCCCTCGTCGAACCCCCACTTGGCAAACCTCCAGAACATGATGGCCGAGCAGCAGCTGCCGCCCCACCCCTCGCACGGTGGAATACGCCAAAGCATGGGCATGTCTCAGGGGGGCTCCAGGGGCATGGTTTCCGGTGGGGGAATGGGCCCCATGTGCCCCCCTGGACACATGATGGGAAGGACAGGCATGGTGCCCCAGCAGCAACTCCAGCAACAGCAAGCCATGATGGCCAACAGCCTCCTGCACCACCCGTCCAACCCCTACCCCCCAGGCATGATGTCCTCCCAGCAGCACCCCCACAACCTGATGGCACAGCAGAACATTATGATGATGCAGGCGAAGCAGCGAAGCATGCCTATTCCAGGGGATCCCTTCGGCCCCCAGGCTTCTCTAATGTCCCCTCAGGGTCCCATGATGGCCCCGCCCCACCCCCAGTCTGGAATGATGGGCCCTCAGTCACTCAGACAGCGGGGAATGTCTTTGGACAGTCCGATTGGCTACGGACCTGGAGGTATGGCCAATATGCCGTTCTAA